The Calderihabitans maritimus region GGCAATGAGCGCTCCCGACTGACCATGATAGTGCCGGTTCACTACGTTCCCAATGTCATGAAGGTATCCGGCTATAGCTGCCAGCTCCTGATCTCGTTCCGGGTAATCCAGCCGTTGCAAAATGTTGCGAGAAATATTGGCAACTAAATTAATATGCCGGTAGGCATGCTCAGTAAAGCCTAATACTCCCAAGTACTCGTTTCCCATCCGTATATAGGTGTCAACCTCCGGGTCTTTTTTTACATCCTCCAGCGTTACCATTGGTTCCACCTCTAATCCCAACGTTGCTATTTTTTATTCTGTTTGCCGGGGACATAGGCAACAGCACTTTTCTCTAATTCGATCTCCACCTTGTCCGCAATTCGTATCATTATGGAGGTATCCTTTATCTTAGTTATACGGCCGTGAATACCTCCGATGGTAACCACCGGGTCATTGACTTTCAATGCCTTAATCATTTCCTGCCGCTTCTTTTGTTGCTTTTGCTGCGGTCGAATCAGCAGAAAATACATGATGGCAAAAAAAAGGACAGCATAAATGATAGTCCCGGCCCAAGCCTCCATATCTTTTCACCTGCCTTTCTTTCTCATTTGCCAACAGTTCATTGGTTTCGACATTCTCCCGAGGAAACCTCTTTTTCTAGATATTTTGCCATAAACTCTTCGGCAAATTTTAAGAAATACCCTTCCATAACGGCCGTTCGAATTTTGGCCATTAGTCGGATCAAAAAGTACAAATTATGATAAGTAGTAAGACGCAAGCCCAGGATTTCGTTAGCTTTCAACAGATGCCTAATATAAGCTCTTGTATAGTTTCGGCAGACATAACAGTCACATTCAGGATCTAAAGGTTCGTAATCACGGGCATACCGGGCATTACGAACCACAACCTTCCCGCTGGAAGTAAGTGCCAAACCGTTCCGGGCGACCCGGGTTGGAAGAACGCAGTCAAACATGTCTACCCCCTTCTTAACCCCTTCCAATAGAGCATCAGGAGTACCCACTCCCATGAGATAGCGGGGTTTGGATGCCGGAAGCAGGGGTACAGTATAGTCCAGCACTTCATACATTAACCGTTTAGGTTCTCCCACACTCAGGCCCCCGATGGCATAGCCGGGAAAATCAAGCGCTGTTAGCTCAGCGGCGCTTCTCTCCCGGAGGTCTCGAAATACTCCCCCTTGAACAATGCCAAAAAGGGCCTGGTCTTCTCTCCGGTGAGCCTCAAGACACCGTTCAGCCCAACTAGAAGTACGTTTCACTGCTTTTTCTACCTGCTCATAGGAAGCAGGATAAGGGGGACACTCATCAAAACACATAGCAATATCTGATCCCAGAGCCATTTGTATTTCAGTAGCCTTCTCCGGGCTTAAGAAGTGACTGGAGCCGTCGATATGAGAACGGAAAGTGACTCCTTCATCATTAATTTGGCGTAGATCAGCCAGACTAAAAACCTGAAATCCCCCGCTGTCCGTTAAGATGGGATGATTCCAGTGCATAAAGCGGTGAAGGCCGCCTGCCTCTTTTATAATTTCCGCCCCGGGACGCAGATATAGGTGATAAGTATTGCTGAGAATAATTTGGGCTCCTATTTCTTCCAGTTCCTCGGGGGACATGGCTTTGACCGTCGCTTGCGTCCCCACCGGCATAAATACCGGTGTATCTACCACCCCGTGAGGAGTATAAAGCCGACCAACCCGAGCCCGGGTATCCTTACATTCTTTAATTACCTCAAAGGCTATCGTCATGTCAGGGTAGTACCCCCTGTCCGTAAAAATCTATAGAATCAACATGGCATCACCAAAGCTATAAAAACGATAATTTTTATCAATGGCTTCCCGGTAAGCTTCCATAATTTTATCCCTACCGGCAAACGCGCTTACTAACATAAGAAGGGTCGATCGCGGTAAATGAAAATTAGTTACCAGGGCGTCAACAGCCCGGAAACGATGGCCAGGATAGATAAAGATGTCGGTCCAACCTTCTCCAGAACGTACGTTTCCTTCTTCATCAGCTACCGTTTCTAAAGTGCGTACGGTAGTAGTCCCTACCGCAATTACCCTACCACCCTTCCGACGGGCATGATTAATCGTTTCAGCCGTATCGGAAGAAAGCCGGTAATATTCCGCATGCATTCTATGGTCTTCAACTCTATCGGTTTTGACGGGCTGAAATGTCCCCAAACCTACATGGAGAAGTAAAAAGACCACCTTGATACCTCGTTTCTTAATCTGCTCCAACAATTCCGGAGTAAAGTGAAGTCCTGCCGTAGGCGCCGCCACTGACCCTTCGTGAAGGGCATATACCGTCTGGTATCTTTCCCGGTATTCTTTCGCCGTCCTGATATAAGGCGGCAAAGGAGTCCTGCCTAAACGATTTATTACTGCTTCCCAACTCCCATCGTATTGGAATTGTATTAGCCTACCACCCGCTTCCGTGTAGCCCACAACCTTCCCCACCAGTTCTCCGTTACCAAAAATAATAGAATTGCCGGGCTTCACTTTTTTTCCAGGTCTTACCAATGTCTCCCAACAGTCTCCCTCGCGGTGCGTAAGCAAAAATACCTCAACTTGAGCTCCCGTTTCCGCCTTCCGCCCGTAAAGCCGAGCCGGTATTACCCGCGTGTTGTTAAGAACCATTACGTCCCCCGGGCGAAGGTATTCAACTATATCCCTAAAAATCCGATGTTCAATTTTTCCGGTTTTTCGGTGCAGAATCATTAACCGGGAAGAATCTCTGGGCTCCACCGGTTCCTGGGCAATTAATTCTTCCGGCAACTGGTAATCAAAATCCGCTACTCTCATTTTTCGCCACCTTCGGTCTTCAACCGATAAGGCCCGATCGTCAACCTACCGTCTTTCTTGCCCTGGTTATAATAGTGTTCGATTATTTCCTGATAATTATGCCCGGCCGCCGCCATACCCCGGGCGCCCCACTGGCTGAGGCCTACTCCATGCCCGTGGCCCCTACCCACAAAAGTAACGTTCCGGAACTCCTTCGGAATAACTCGCCGGCTTTCCATACCTTTCACCACATAAGTTTCCCTGTTACCATTAGGAGTTAAACGATTTTCTTCTGCACCGATAGCAAATATACTGCTACCATTATGCACCTCAACCTGTTCACCCACTCCAGATAAAATGCTAACCGTGGAATCAAACTTCACTTCAAAAAGGGTACTCTTAAGACCAAATACGGAGCGGATGGTATCCCGCCAGAAAGTCTTGGTCCCCCTGTTTCCA contains the following coding sequences:
- the yajC gene encoding preprotein translocase subunit YajC; the encoded protein is MEAWAGTIIYAVLFFAIMYFLLIRPQQKQQKKRQEMIKALKVNDPVVTIGGIHGRITKIKDTSIMIRIADKVEIELEKSAVAYVPGKQNKK
- the tgt gene encoding tRNA guanosine(34) transglycosylase Tgt, whose protein sequence is MTIAFEVIKECKDTRARVGRLYTPHGVVDTPVFMPVGTQATVKAMSPEELEEIGAQIILSNTYHLYLRPGAEIIKEAGGLHRFMHWNHPILTDSGGFQVFSLADLRQINDEGVTFRSHIDGSSHFLSPEKATEIQMALGSDIAMCFDECPPYPASYEQVEKAVKRTSSWAERCLEAHRREDQALFGIVQGGVFRDLRERSAAELTALDFPGYAIGGLSVGEPKRLMYEVLDYTVPLLPASKPRYLMGVGTPDALLEGVKKGVDMFDCVLPTRVARNGLALTSSGKVVVRNARYARDYEPLDPECDCYVCRNYTRAYIRHLLKANEILGLRLTTYHNLYFLIRLMAKIRTAVMEGYFLKFAEEFMAKYLEKEVSSGECRNQ
- the queA gene encoding tRNA preQ1(34) S-adenosylmethionine ribosyltransferase-isomerase QueA yields the protein MRVADFDYQLPEELIAQEPVEPRDSSRLMILHRKTGKIEHRIFRDIVEYLRPGDVMVLNNTRVIPARLYGRKAETGAQVEVFLLTHREGDCWETLVRPGKKVKPGNSIIFGNGELVGKVVGYTEAGGRLIQFQYDGSWEAVINRLGRTPLPPYIRTAKEYRERYQTVYALHEGSVAAPTAGLHFTPELLEQIKKRGIKVVFLLLHVGLGTFQPVKTDRVEDHRMHAEYYRLSSDTAETINHARRKGGRVIAVGTTTVRTLETVADEEGNVRSGEGWTDIFIYPGHRFRAVDALVTNFHLPRSTLLMLVSAFAGRDKIMEAYREAIDKNYRFYSFGDAMLIL